Proteins from a genomic interval of Musa acuminata AAA Group cultivar baxijiao chromosome BXJ1-9, Cavendish_Baxijiao_AAA, whole genome shotgun sequence:
- the LOC103999057 gene encoding large ribosomal subunit protein eL15z gives MGAYKYVSELWRKKQSDVMRFLQRVRCWEYRQLPSIVRVTRPTRPDKARRLGYKAKQGYVIYRVRVRRGGRKRPVPKGIVYGKPKHQGITQLKFQRNKRSVAEERAGRKLGGLRVVNSYWVNEDSTYKYYEIILIDPAHSAIRNDPRINWICKGVHKHRELRGLTSAGKKYRGLRGKGHLHHKARPSRRATWKRNQTLSLRRYR, from the exons GGGCTTACAAGTATGTGTCGGAGCTGTGGCGGAAAAAACAGTCGGACGTGATGCGGTTCCTGCAGCGAGTAAGGTGCTGGGAGTACCGCCAGCTCCCGTCGATCGTCCGTGTCACCAGGCCGACGCGCCCCGACAAGGCCCGGCGCCTCGGTTATAAGGCCAAGCAG GGATATGTGATTTATCGTGTTCGTGTTAGACGTGGTGGCAGAAAGAGACCAGTGCCTAAGGGTATTGTCTATGGAAAGCCAAAGCATCAGGGTATCACTCAGCTGAAATTTCAAAGAAACAAGAGGTCAGTTGCTGAGGAGAGAGCTGGAAGAAAGTTGGGAGGGTTGAGGGTGGTTAATTCTTACTGGGTGAACGAG GACTCAACCTACAAGTATTATGAGATTATCCTTATTGACCCAGCTCACAGTGCAATCCGGAATGACCCCAGGATTAACTGGATCTGCAAGGGTGTTCATAAGCATCGGGAGCTTCGTGGTCTCACTTCTGCTGGCAAGAAGTATCGTGGCCTTCGTGGCAAGGGCCACCTGCACCACAAGGCTAGACCATCTCGCAGGGCAACCTGGAAGAGGAACCAGACATTGTCTCTCCGCCGTTACCGTTAG